A portion of the Acidisarcina polymorpha genome contains these proteins:
- the recG gene encoding ATP-dependent DNA helicase RecG gives MLSLDTPIQFVKGIGPGIAKTVAEKNVLCVEDLLYHLPFRYEDRLHPTPVEALKAGEMASVIGEVRGTVLLRTRSIPIFEMTIGQNLSTLKAMWFHGAFLKDRFKPGQMVALYGKVEPSRSSRSFKMIQPQFEILPDDHDDEQSRLLEVGRITPVYESLGGSRFASRWIRRTIYDLLEDLRGNVSETLPAALLARLQLPSREEALRQVHFPQAGTPMTHLQAWSTPAHRRLIFEELFYLELGLELKRKKFKERAGITFETNERVRLALRQVLPFHPTPAQKRALGEIVGDMRRLGPMRRLLQGDVGSGKTIVALQAMLVAIENGYQAALMAPTEILATQHYLSIRKLLERAAIPEGNLPYHVSLLTGSLEEDRKRAVRGKIFRGETDLVIGTHALIEEKVEFAKLGLVVVDEQHRFGVLQRFRLMKKPTDAEPDVLVMTATPIPRTLALSLYGDLDLSVLDELPPGRTPILTRQTTDERAPEVWDFVRKQVAKGHQAYVVYPVIEGAKDDQPELDFPEDGPKGDEAKSKPAAKPAKKTVKAQSLFGEKPAPKLKPRSAPDLKSAVEMYELLSNSSLAGLRLGLLHGRLSADEKEVTMRRFQRGEIDVLVATTVIEVGVDVPNATVMVIEHAERFGLAQLHQLRGRVGRGAAKSYCILMTGSTRSGAKVSAQGEERLAAMVRTQNGFELAELDLQQRGPGEFFGTRQAGLPDFRVANLLRDRALLELAKEEASQFVRCADNEATPEEKSRVWARLKEAWQRRYGLVEAG, from the coding sequence GTGCTGTCGCTCGACACCCCTATCCAGTTCGTTAAAGGCATTGGTCCAGGCATCGCCAAGACTGTTGCCGAGAAGAACGTCCTCTGCGTCGAAGACCTACTTTATCATCTGCCTTTTCGCTATGAAGACCGCCTGCACCCCACTCCGGTAGAGGCGCTGAAGGCCGGAGAGATGGCGAGCGTCATTGGCGAGGTGCGTGGCACGGTTCTCCTGCGCACCCGGTCCATCCCGATCTTCGAGATGACCATCGGCCAGAATTTGTCGACCCTCAAGGCGATGTGGTTCCATGGCGCCTTCCTCAAAGACAGGTTTAAGCCAGGCCAGATGGTCGCTCTCTACGGCAAGGTTGAACCGAGCCGCTCCAGCCGCAGCTTCAAAATGATCCAGCCGCAATTTGAGATTTTGCCGGACGATCACGACGATGAGCAGAGCCGCTTACTGGAAGTCGGCCGGATCACTCCAGTTTATGAATCGCTCGGGGGCAGCCGGTTCGCCTCTCGCTGGATTCGCCGCACCATCTATGACTTGCTCGAAGATCTCCGCGGCAACGTTTCCGAGACGCTGCCGGCCGCGCTGCTTGCCAGGCTGCAACTCCCCAGCCGTGAGGAAGCCCTGCGACAGGTTCATTTCCCTCAGGCGGGAACGCCAATGACGCACCTCCAGGCCTGGTCGACTCCCGCCCACCGGCGACTGATCTTCGAAGAGCTCTTTTATCTCGAGCTCGGCCTGGAATTGAAACGCAAGAAGTTCAAAGAGCGAGCTGGGATCACCTTTGAGACGAATGAGAGGGTGCGCCTCGCCTTGCGCCAGGTGTTGCCCTTCCACCCAACTCCGGCGCAGAAGCGGGCGCTGGGAGAGATCGTTGGCGATATGCGCCGCCTGGGGCCCATGCGTCGGCTGCTCCAGGGAGACGTCGGCTCCGGGAAAACCATTGTCGCCCTGCAGGCAATGCTGGTGGCCATCGAAAACGGCTACCAGGCCGCTCTGATGGCGCCGACTGAAATCCTTGCAACCCAACACTATCTGTCGATTCGCAAGCTCCTCGAGCGGGCCGCGATTCCAGAAGGCAATTTGCCTTACCATGTCTCGCTGCTCACCGGTTCGCTTGAAGAGGACCGGAAACGGGCGGTTCGGGGTAAAATCTTTCGCGGCGAGACGGATCTTGTCATTGGCACCCACGCTCTGATTGAGGAGAAGGTCGAGTTCGCGAAGCTCGGGCTGGTAGTCGTCGATGAACAGCACCGGTTCGGAGTTCTGCAACGCTTTCGCCTGATGAAGAAACCGACCGACGCCGAGCCCGATGTGCTGGTGATGACCGCGACTCCGATCCCCCGTACTCTGGCGCTTTCCCTTTACGGCGATCTCGACCTCAGTGTGCTTGACGAGCTTCCCCCGGGCCGAACGCCGATCCTTACCCGCCAAACCACCGATGAGCGCGCTCCCGAGGTATGGGATTTCGTCCGCAAGCAAGTCGCAAAAGGGCACCAGGCATATGTTGTCTATCCGGTGATCGAGGGGGCCAAAGACGATCAGCCGGAACTCGACTTTCCCGAGGATGGTCCGAAGGGCGATGAGGCGAAATCGAAGCCTGCTGCGAAGCCGGCGAAAAAAACGGTCAAGGCCCAGTCGCTCTTTGGTGAGAAACCAGCGCCTAAGCTCAAGCCGCGCAGTGCGCCAGATTTAAAATCCGCAGTCGAAATGTACGAGTTGCTGAGCAACTCGAGCCTTGCCGGGCTCCGACTTGGCTTGCTGCATGGCCGGTTGAGCGCCGATGAGAAAGAAGTCACGATGCGGCGTTTTCAGCGCGGCGAGATCGATGTCCTGGTCGCGACCACTGTGATCGAGGTCGGCGTTGATGTTCCCAATGCGACCGTGATGGTCATCGAACACGCAGAACGCTTCGGTCTGGCGCAGCTTCATCAACTCCGTGGCCGAGTGGGGCGCGGCGCCGCCAAATCCTACTGCATCCTGATGACCGGATCCACCCGGAGCGGCGCGAAAGTCTCGGCTCAGGGAGAGGAGCGCCTGGCCGCAATGGTCCGCACCCAAAATGGCTTTGAACTCGCCGAGCTCGACCTGCAGCAGCGGGGACCGGGAGAGTTCTTTGGCACCCGTCAAGCCGGTCTTCCCGATTTCCGGGTAGCCAATCTGCTTCGTGACCGGGCGCTGCTGGAACTTGCCAAGGAAGAGGCCTCCCAGTTCGTTCGTTGCGCCGACAATGAAGCCACGCCCGAAGAAAAATCTCGCGTCTGGGCGCGGCTAAAGGAAGCCTGGCAACGGCGCTATGGCCTGGTGGAAGCGGGCTGA
- a CDS encoding ABC transporter ATP-binding protein, translated as MAVVELDRISKSYDKKVAVQNLSLRIEPGVMFGLLGPNGAGKTSSIRMMIGVTLPDSGTVTLFDEPFTRKALARVGYLPEERGLYRKMKVVDQLVFMGQLHGLDAGVAQSRAQQWAERLQIAESLEKKTEELSKGMQQKIQFIATLLHDPSLIIMDEPFSGLDPVNAILLQDTLIELKNRGKSILFSTHRMDQVEKLCDAISLVNRGTVVLAGTMREVKSRYERNRVVIEFEGDDSFLRHESIAEYKNYAGHAELKLKDGADPQALLREAVAKARIGKFELVEPSLEEIFIQTVGGNADA; from the coding sequence ATGGCGGTTGTTGAGTTGGACCGGATTTCCAAGTCTTACGACAAGAAGGTCGCCGTGCAGAACCTCAGTCTGCGCATTGAACCCGGTGTCATGTTCGGCCTACTGGGGCCTAACGGTGCGGGGAAGACTTCGAGCATCCGCATGATGATCGGGGTGACGCTGCCGGATTCGGGCACAGTGACTCTCTTCGATGAACCGTTCACCCGAAAGGCGCTGGCGCGAGTCGGCTATCTGCCGGAAGAGCGCGGCCTTTACAGGAAAATGAAGGTGGTCGACCAGCTGGTATTCATGGGACAGCTGCACGGCCTGGATGCCGGTGTCGCCCAATCCCGCGCGCAACAATGGGCAGAGCGTCTCCAGATTGCCGAGTCTCTGGAGAAGAAGACCGAAGAATTGTCCAAGGGCATGCAACAGAAGATCCAGTTCATTGCGACGCTGCTCCATGATCCCAGCCTCATCATTATGGATGAGCCTTTCTCGGGGCTGGATCCGGTGAACGCGATCCTGCTGCAGGACACGCTGATCGAGCTCAAGAACAGGGGAAAGTCGATCCTCTTTTCGACCCACCGCATGGACCAGGTAGAGAAGCTCTGCGACGCGATCAGCCTGGTGAATCGAGGGACAGTCGTTCTCGCGGGCACGATGCGAGAGGTGAAATCGCGCTACGAGCGAAACCGGGTGGTAATCGAGTTTGAGGGAGACGATTCGTTTCTGCGCCACGAGTCGATCGCCGAGTACAAGAACTATGCTGGCCACGCGGAGCTGAAGCTTAAAGACGGCGCCGATCCGCAGGCATTGCTGCGGGAGGCGGTTGCTAAGGCGCGCATCGGGAAGTTCGAATTGGTCGAGCCTTCGCTTGAGGAGATATTTATCCAGACGGTCGGGGGAAATGCCGATGCATAA
- a CDS encoding MlaD family protein, giving the protein MPSQQEVQWSQLKVGVLVLVALAVLIALVFLMSGSTGGLFTGKLTVRSYFENSAGLKVGAPVNLEGVTIGNVKSIRIVPDRKLTPVEITMKLSKQYQVGLHTDSKASLETVGVLGDTVIDISSKVATGPQLQDNSELQTTETPNLSDVIKSSQGTIEQLNTILSKVDNLADSLNSGKGSIGKLIQDPELYNRANDAVQQIQKLVDEIGSGKGSIGKLIADDTLYTRANETVGRLQHIADQLDNGQGTVGKLLKDETLYNNINKSAAGARQLLDDVNAGRGGLGLIAKDPAFAQKLNDTVTKLDSILARADNGEGTIGQLVRNPSVYNNVDQMLTESRGLIAAIRENPKKYLTFHVKVF; this is encoded by the coding sequence GTGCCGAGCCAGCAAGAAGTTCAGTGGTCGCAACTTAAAGTCGGTGTGCTGGTTCTGGTCGCACTGGCCGTACTTATTGCCCTCGTCTTCCTGATGTCCGGCAGCACCGGTGGCCTGTTCACCGGCAAGCTGACGGTCCGCTCCTACTTTGAGAACTCCGCCGGGCTGAAAGTGGGCGCTCCGGTCAACCTCGAGGGCGTGACTATCGGGAATGTGAAGTCGATCCGCATCGTCCCCGACCGTAAGCTGACTCCCGTGGAAATCACAATGAAGCTGAGCAAGCAGTATCAGGTCGGTCTGCACACAGATTCAAAGGCCAGTCTCGAGACCGTGGGCGTGCTGGGTGACACGGTGATTGACATCAGCAGCAAGGTCGCTACCGGCCCTCAACTTCAAGACAACAGCGAACTTCAGACGACCGAAACCCCAAATCTCAGCGACGTCATCAAATCCAGCCAGGGGACCATCGAACAACTGAATACCATCCTCTCCAAGGTCGACAATCTCGCCGATTCCCTTAACAGCGGCAAAGGCTCGATCGGCAAGCTGATCCAGGACCCCGAACTCTACAATCGAGCCAACGACGCCGTTCAGCAGATTCAGAAGCTGGTCGATGAGATCGGCAGCGGCAAGGGTTCGATTGGCAAGTTGATCGCCGACGACACTCTTTACACGCGCGCCAACGAGACCGTAGGCCGCTTGCAGCACATCGCCGACCAACTCGACAATGGCCAAGGGACGGTCGGCAAGTTGTTGAAGGATGAGACCCTCTACAACAACATCAATAAATCCGCCGCCGGCGCCCGCCAATTGCTCGACGACGTCAACGCCGGACGCGGCGGTCTCGGCTTGATCGCCAAAGACCCCGCATTCGCCCAGAAGCTGAATGACACAGTCACCAAGCTCGACTCGATTCTGGCTCGTGCCGACAATGGCGAAGGCACCATCGGCCAGTTGGTCCGCAATCCTTCGGTGTACAACAACGTCGACCAGATGCTGACCGAGTCTCGTGGCCTGATAGCTGCCATTCGCGAGAATCCCAAGAAATACCTCACGTTCCACGTCAAAGTTTTCTGA
- a CDS encoding sugar O-acetyltransferase yields the protein MSEIDLRSEKEKMLAGDLYRAVGPELAADLMHADRVLRDYNATSLTEAGARLGLLKELLGSVGDGVTIRPPFLCDYGYNIHIGRDSFVNFGCVFLDVVSIVLGENCQVGPGVHLYTADHPRDAQLRRQGYESGAPIHIGKNVWLGGGAIVVPGVNIGDDAIVGAGSVVTRDVPPGATVAGNPARILRPKEYGSRTR from the coding sequence ATGTCTGAAATAGATTTGCGCAGCGAAAAAGAAAAGATGCTGGCAGGGGACCTTTACCGGGCCGTGGGCCCGGAGCTTGCGGCAGATCTCATGCACGCGGATCGAGTGTTGCGCGACTACAACGCAACCAGCCTCACCGAAGCCGGAGCCCGGCTTGGTTTGCTGAAGGAGTTGTTGGGCTCGGTCGGCGACGGCGTGACGATCCGCCCTCCGTTTCTCTGTGATTATGGTTACAACATTCACATTGGGCGCGACTCCTTCGTGAACTTCGGATGCGTCTTCCTGGATGTGGTTTCGATCGTTCTCGGCGAGAACTGCCAGGTTGGTCCTGGAGTCCACCTCTATACCGCCGACCATCCTCGCGACGCCCAGTTGCGCCGCCAAGGATACGAATCGGGAGCACCGATACACATCGGTAAGAATGTCTGGCTTGGCGGAGGCGCCATCGTTGTGCCTGGTGTGAATATCGGCGATGACGCGATCGTCGGCGCCGGCAGCGTCGTCACGCGCGATGTTCCTCCTGGTGCGACCGTGGCTGGAAATCCAGCGAGGATCCTGCGTCCAAAAGAGTATGGCAGCCGAACTCGATAG
- a CDS encoding lactonase family protein: MKFRKVGQVLLALVVSVGLGIGVTSCSNSFTVGYLYVTGSQYNQISGFNINNETGKLTPVKKSPFGSNGTNPVRALVLSGGRFLYVLNQGTFTYNSDGTTTGTASNVSLFQIGGDGTLTFQASYASQGNNSLSILTDTSGSHLYVLDNYGTFNTGGSGGLLPINSTTTQTANTPCLNAADGRYYPTGDISAYQIDPTTGRLSLITNQQVGNPTGPGQLTYFPIGCFPTEFKLVGGFIFTIQQGSTSNNDVQSVFSYSQSTTNGQLTLTQNAPLQTNAAHLTYINSDPTGKYVYLLDAGPVACMDTNGVSAPTQILPYTVTTGGTLATLSTGNICNDPTAVGPSLLITDSKTKFLYVANSGNTSMTQPFSEISAFTIDPTSGRLQFIAGEPFKNVGSGPRCMLEDPSNQFIYTAGFNDSTVVGNIIDTNAGVLNPLRVATSYPTVGNPTWCAASGRTQ, encoded by the coding sequence ATGAAGTTCAGGAAAGTCGGTCAGGTTCTTCTGGCCCTAGTTGTGTCTGTTGGTCTCGGTATTGGAGTAACTTCGTGCAGCAACAGTTTCACCGTTGGCTACCTGTACGTCACCGGCTCGCAATATAACCAGATCTCCGGTTTTAACATCAACAACGAGACCGGCAAGCTCACCCCTGTCAAAAAGTCGCCTTTCGGCTCCAACGGGACAAATCCAGTCCGTGCGTTGGTGCTCTCCGGCGGTCGCTTCCTCTACGTCCTCAATCAGGGCACTTTTACCTATAACAGCGACGGCACGACGACGGGCACTGCCAGCAACGTTTCACTCTTTCAAATCGGTGGAGATGGCACCCTTACCTTTCAGGCCAGCTACGCCTCCCAGGGAAACAACTCGCTGTCGATCCTCACCGACACCAGCGGATCTCACCTGTATGTCCTGGACAATTACGGGACTTTCAACACCGGTGGCAGCGGAGGGTTGCTTCCCATCAATTCAACCACGACGCAGACGGCGAATACGCCTTGTCTCAACGCCGCGGATGGAAGATATTACCCCACCGGTGATATCAGCGCATATCAAATTGATCCGACTACCGGACGTCTCTCGCTGATTACCAACCAGCAGGTCGGCAATCCGACCGGACCCGGTCAGCTTACCTATTTTCCGATTGGCTGCTTCCCTACCGAGTTCAAGCTGGTGGGCGGCTTTATCTTTACCATTCAGCAGGGCAGCACCAGCAACAACGATGTGCAGAGCGTCTTCTCCTACTCGCAGAGCACGACCAATGGGCAATTGACCTTGACCCAGAACGCGCCGCTGCAGACCAATGCTGCGCACCTCACTTACATCAACAGCGATCCGACCGGCAAGTATGTCTACCTGCTCGATGCCGGGCCGGTTGCCTGTATGGACACAAACGGAGTTTCGGCCCCCACCCAGATATTGCCTTATACGGTAACTACGGGCGGGACCCTGGCGACGCTGAGCACCGGCAACATCTGCAATGACCCTACGGCCGTCGGTCCCTCCCTTCTCATTACCGACAGCAAAACCAAGTTCCTCTATGTCGCCAATAGCGGGAACACCTCGATGACTCAGCCATTCAGCGAGATCTCGGCGTTCACTATCGACCCGACCTCGGGCAGGCTCCAGTTCATCGCCGGTGAACCATTCAAGAATGTCGGCTCCGGACCCCGGTGCATGTTGGAGGATCCTTCGAACCAATTCATCTATACCGCCGGCTTCAATGACAGTACGGTCGTCGGCAATATCATCGATACCAATGCCGGTGTCCTTAACCCGCTTCGCGTCGCGACCAGCTACCCAACCGTGGGTAATCCAACCTGGTGCGCCGCCAGCGGCCGTACCCAGTAA
- a CDS encoding lactonase family protein, whose translation MKFRKFGRASLAAVVSLGMAAGISACGVSNTIDYVFVTNSKNNPGQINVYYADSESGALTQIPDSPYMTSYRNPVALVTSPNFKNLYVIFHDDNTIVQYSIGTDAKLYPQHTYNTPGTFPNAVAINTAGTLLFVTDTYQPQYTAANPGPGAVIVYPINTDGSLGAPVANGNLSYYPLSTTLTNVLNPVAVNSLTQNPVNATSPGASYIYVANANASTGLGSISAFGVGSGGALTPIAGPQSDGTFAAGTTPSAIASTPRGLFLYVTDSANNQLISYTVQSSGAIIPSQNGPTRTDVFPDAITIDPRGQFIYVANYTGNDISAYTINVSTGYPTGVAAAGTYGVGTGPTCVFVEPALGRYVYTTNFLDNTVSGLHLDPNAGTLTTVQNTPFVAAGQPTCIAATPHGNHAISTPTT comes from the coding sequence ATGAAGTTCAGGAAATTCGGGCGGGCCTCGCTGGCCGCTGTTGTGTCCCTTGGTATGGCGGCAGGGATCTCCGCATGTGGTGTCAGCAACACGATCGATTACGTCTTCGTCACCAATTCCAAAAATAATCCGGGACAGATCAACGTCTACTACGCGGATTCGGAATCCGGCGCCTTGACCCAGATTCCCGACTCTCCCTATATGACGTCCTATAGGAATCCCGTGGCTCTGGTGACGTCACCCAATTTCAAGAACCTGTATGTAATCTTCCACGATGACAACACCATCGTTCAGTACAGTATCGGCACCGACGCGAAGCTCTATCCGCAGCATACCTACAACACGCCCGGTACTTTTCCGAACGCCGTCGCCATCAACACCGCTGGAACATTGCTCTTCGTCACCGACACCTATCAGCCGCAATACACCGCTGCGAACCCAGGCCCTGGGGCGGTGATCGTTTATCCGATCAATACCGACGGCAGCCTTGGCGCTCCTGTCGCCAACGGCAATCTTTCGTACTACCCATTGAGCACTACATTGACCAACGTTTTGAATCCAGTCGCGGTCAATTCGCTCACCCAGAATCCCGTAAATGCAACCTCGCCCGGCGCGTCTTATATCTACGTTGCGAATGCGAACGCTTCGACCGGCCTGGGAAGCATCTCGGCGTTTGGCGTCGGTTCCGGCGGCGCGCTAACTCCGATAGCGGGCCCGCAATCCGATGGTACTTTCGCCGCTGGCACGACGCCCAGTGCCATCGCCAGCACGCCACGCGGACTCTTCCTCTACGTAACCGATAGCGCGAACAATCAGCTCATCAGTTATACAGTGCAGTCCTCTGGTGCAATTATTCCTTCTCAGAATGGTCCCACCCGCACCGATGTCTTTCCGGATGCCATCACCATCGACCCCCGAGGCCAGTTCATCTACGTCGCCAATTACACCGGCAACGACATCAGTGCCTATACGATCAATGTCTCTACCGGGTATCCCACGGGAGTGGCTGCAGCCGGCACCTACGGGGTCGGGACCGGCCCCACCTGCGTCTTTGTCGAGCCGGCGCTGGGCCGCTACGTCTACACCACCAACTTCCTCGATAACACCGTCTCCGGATTGCACCTCGATCCGAATGCCGGAACTCTGACCACGGTACAGAACACTCCGTTCGTCGCCGCCGGGCAGCCGACGTGCATTGCAGCGACACCGCACGGCAATCACGCTATCTCCACACCAACAACTTAA
- a CDS encoding M13 family metallopeptidase: protein MHTNRLAVILLLATAAAFAQSPVAAPPLLNPERPVDTPGDAATPKEPKAPHSFDLSAIDKTADPCKNFYAYACGNWRKNNPIPSDQVRWGRFNELAERNRYLLYTELLKASQPSPDRTPLQQQYGDFFAACMNTTLADEKGDQPVLPVLETVNSLQDKQQLASLVATLQSKDGVPVFLNIGSEQDAKDSTKQIAGAYQGGLTLPDRDYYLETDARMVKIREQYTAYLVSIFKLIGDSDDKAAAEAKSVLDLETALAKGSVPRVELRDPQKVYHPMPISGLKALSPDFNWDSYFSGINESSLTSLNVGTPDYFKAMNQVLASSSLDEIKSYLRFHVANNDSPWLSKPFVDAHFNFFNKQLQGQDSPTPQWKRCTTLTDRALGEAVGQDWVKQYFPPTAKDSMEKLVDALDKALGEDIQSLTWMSDATKKQAELKLSQFRRKIGYPEKWRDYSSLKVERDDLIGNLRRSAAYEFAYDLNKIGKPVDEKEWGMTPPTVNAYYDPPMNDINFPAGILQPPFFDPDKDPAVNFGAIGVVIGHEMTHGFDDEGSQYDGKGNLREWYTPEDRKQFVAKTDCEVTEYNNFESVPGAKLNGKLTLGENTADNGGLRIAYQALMSTLAAEGPAASQPVDGYTPAQRYFISFAQVWCTNQTDQSARVMVKTDPHSPGEWRTNGSVQNFDEFGKAFGCKKGDPMMPQNSCRVW from the coding sequence ATGCATACAAATCGTCTCGCCGTCATCCTCCTTCTTGCCACAGCTGCAGCATTTGCACAAAGTCCAGTTGCTGCCCCGCCGCTTCTCAATCCCGAGAGGCCGGTGGATACACCCGGCGATGCCGCCACCCCGAAAGAGCCGAAGGCCCCCCATAGCTTCGACCTGAGCGCAATCGACAAGACTGCCGATCCGTGCAAAAACTTCTATGCATACGCCTGCGGTAATTGGCGCAAGAACAACCCCATCCCGAGCGATCAAGTGCGCTGGGGGCGTTTTAATGAGCTGGCCGAGCGCAACCGCTACCTGCTCTACACCGAGTTGCTGAAAGCCAGTCAGCCAAGTCCCGATCGCACACCCCTGCAGCAACAATATGGCGATTTCTTCGCTGCGTGCATGAACACCACTCTGGCGGATGAAAAGGGCGACCAGCCGGTGCTTCCGGTGCTCGAAACGGTCAACAGCCTGCAAGATAAACAGCAGCTCGCGTCGCTGGTCGCCACCTTGCAGAGTAAGGATGGCGTTCCAGTCTTCTTGAACATCGGCTCCGAACAAGACGCCAAGGATTCGACCAAGCAGATCGCCGGCGCCTACCAGGGTGGACTTACTCTGCCCGACCGCGACTACTACCTCGAGACTGACGCGCGGATGGTCAAGATTCGCGAACAATATACTGCGTATCTGGTGAGCATCTTCAAACTGATCGGCGATTCCGACGACAAAGCGGCTGCCGAAGCAAAGAGTGTGCTCGATCTCGAAACGGCTCTGGCCAAGGGCTCGGTCCCTCGGGTTGAATTGCGGGACCCGCAAAAGGTCTATCACCCGATGCCCATCTCAGGATTGAAGGCACTCTCGCCGGACTTCAACTGGGATTCGTATTTTTCCGGAATCAACGAGTCTTCCTTGACCAGTCTGAACGTCGGAACGCCCGATTACTTCAAGGCAATGAACCAGGTACTGGCGTCGAGCAGTCTCGATGAAATTAAGAGCTATCTCCGCTTCCACGTAGCCAACAATGACTCGCCCTGGCTGTCTAAGCCCTTCGTCGACGCTCACTTCAACTTCTTCAACAAGCAGCTCCAGGGACAGGACAGCCCTACTCCTCAATGGAAGCGCTGCACAACACTGACCGACCGCGCACTGGGAGAGGCCGTTGGCCAGGATTGGGTCAAGCAATACTTCCCTCCTACCGCCAAGGACAGCATGGAGAAACTGGTCGATGCGCTGGACAAAGCTCTTGGTGAAGATATCCAGTCGCTGACCTGGATGAGTGATGCAACCAAGAAGCAGGCCGAACTGAAGCTTAGCCAATTCCGCCGCAAGATTGGCTATCCGGAGAAATGGCGCGACTACTCCAGCCTGAAAGTGGAACGCGACGATCTGATCGGCAATCTTCGCCGCTCGGCTGCTTATGAGTTTGCCTACGATCTGAACAAGATCGGCAAGCCGGTGGATGAAAAGGAATGGGGGATGACGCCGCCCACGGTGAATGCCTACTACGATCCACCCATGAACGACATTAACTTCCCGGCGGGGATCTTACAGCCGCCGTTCTTCGACCCGGACAAAGACCCCGCCGTTAATTTTGGGGCAATCGGCGTCGTCATTGGCCATGAAATGACCCACGGCTTCGATGATGAAGGAAGCCAATATGATGGCAAGGGCAACCTGCGCGAGTGGTACACCCCGGAGGATCGGAAGCAGTTCGTCGCCAAGACCGACTGCGAGGTCACCGAATATAACAACTTCGAGTCTGTCCCGGGAGCCAAGCTGAATGGCAAGCTCACTCTGGGCGAAAATACCGCCGATAACGGCGGCCTTCGCATCGCCTATCAAGCGCTGATGAGCACCCTTGCCGCGGAAGGCCCCGCAGCCAGCCAACCCGTCGACGGCTACACCCCCGCTCAGCGGTACTTCATCTCGTTCGCGCAAGTCTGGTGCACCAATCAGACGGACCAGTCAGCCAGAGTGATGGTCAAGACCGACCCTCATTCCCCCGGCGAATGGCGCACCAACGGCTCGGTGCAGAACTTTGACGAGTTTGGCAAAGCCTTCGGCTGCAAGAAAGGCGATCCGATGATGCCGCAGAACTCCTGCCGTGTCTGGTAA